One Skermanella pratensis genomic window, CGTCGTCGCCGTGTTCATGGCGAGCGACGCGCGGGACGCCCATTTCATGGTCTTTACAGGGGAGGCGACCGACTGCGAACCCCATCTGCCGCGTGCGGAGGCGGCCATGCGGAGCGTCACGCTGGGCCGGCGCGGCGCGGTTCCGGCACCGATGTAGCCGAACGCGGAATTTGACCGGCGTTGCATTGTCCTCGTCTTCCCCTGCCGACTCGACAAGGCCGCTGCGCGGATCGATCAGCGGCCGTAAGCCTTCCAGCCGCGGCCGGTGCGGCGCCCCTGGTGGCCGGCCGCGACCCGCTGCTTCAGGAGGGGACGCGGCAGGAAGCGCGGGCCGTAGGCGTCGTGCAGGATCTCCTGCACCTGGAGCGTCAGTCCATTGGTCACCAGGTCCATCAGTTCGAACGGGCCGACGGGGTGGCCGAGGCCCAGGCGGCAGGCCTTGTCGATGTCCTCCGGCGTCGCGACCTCCTCCTCGACGAGGCGGACGGCCTCGATCAGGAAGGCATGCAGCACCCGGTTGACGGCGAACCCGGCGACGTCCTTGACCCTGATCGGCTCCTTCGCGGCGGCCCGGCAGATCTCCATCACCCGGTCCAGGACGTCCGGCGCGGTCTCGAAACCGGGGATCACCTCGACGAGCTTCATGCGGCTGACGGGCGAGAAGAAATGGGTGCCGAGGAAGCGGTCCCGCCGCTCCGCCGACAGCGCCGCCGCCAGCGTCGAGATCGGGATGGTCGAGGTGTTGCTGGCGAGCAGGCAGTCCGCTGCGCAGATCGAGTCCAGACGGCGGAAGACCTCTGACTTGACAGAGACATCCTCGAACACCGCCTCGATCACGAACTCGCGATCGGCATATGCGGCGAGGTCCGGCGTGGGCAGCAGGCGGTCGAGCGTCGCCTGCTTGTCCTCCGCCTTGTAGAAGCCCCGCGCGGCGCCCTTGTCCAGTACCTCGCCGAGCCGCGCCATGGCGCGCCCGATCGAAGCCGGGTCGTTGTCGTGGAGCCGCACCTCGTTGCCGGCGAGGGCGAAACTCAGCGCGATCTCCGCGCCCATCATGCCGGCGCCGATGACTCCGATTTTCACGGGTCCGATTTTCATGGGCAGTTCTTCCAGGAAAGTTTGGGTTCGGTCAAAACCAGTCCGGCCGCATGTCGAGCAGCGTCGGATCGAGCGAGAGCAGCACTTCGGCATGGGCCCGGGCGCGCGGCAATTCGTAATGGAAGAAATAGCGGCAGGCCTGGAGCTTGCCCGCCCGGAACGCCGCGTCCGGATGCTCCCGGACCGCCACGGCCTGCCTCAGCCACATCCAGGCGACGACGGCATGGCCGACCAAGTCCAGGTACAGAGAGGCATTGGCGAGCGCGCGGTCGGCCGGCCCCTCGCCCAGCGTCGCGGTGATCCGCTCGATCAGGTCCCAGGTCCGCGCCAGGTCTCCGGCGTGGCCGGCCGTCTCCCCGCCCCCGGCTTGGTCAACGATGGCCCGGACCTCCCGAATCAGCAGCCTGAAGGCGGCACCGCCCTCCATGGTCACCTTGCGGCCGAGCAGGTCCAGTGCCTGGATGCCGTTGGTGCCCTCGTGGATCGGGTTCAGCCGGTTGTCCCGGTAGAATTGCTCGACCGGGTACTCCCGGGTATAGCCGTAGCCGCCATGGACCTGGATCGCGAGGTCGTTGGCTTCCAGGCAGTACTGCGCCGGCCAGGCCTTGACCAGCGGCGTCAGGATGTCGAGCAGCAGCCCCGCCTCGCGCCGGGCGCGTCCGTCCGTGGCGGTGCGCCGCTCGTCGACCAGCCGGGCGGCGTAGAGGCACAGCGCCAGCCCGCCTTCCACATAGGCTTTCTGGGCCAGCAGCATGCGGCGGACGTCGGCGTGCTCGATGATGGGCCGCTGCGGCGCCGAAGGGTCCTTCGCCCCGCCGGGCGCCCCTGGGGACGGTTGCGGGCGTAATCGAGCGCGTGCAGGTAGCCGGTATAACCCAGCATGACGGCGCCGAGCCCGACCGCGATGCGGGCCTCGTTCATCATGTGGAACATGTAGGACAGGCCCTGGTTCGGCTCCCCGACCAGCCAGGCGACGGCGCCTTCCTTCTCCCCGAAGTTCAGCATGGTCGAGGTGGTGCCCCGCCAGCCCATCTTGTGGATCAGGCCGGCCAGCGCCACGTCGTTGCGCCGCCCGAGCGTGCCGTCCGGTTCGACCAGGAACTTGGGCACCAGGAACAGGGAAATGCCCTTGATCCCGGCCGGTGCCCCGCGGACCCGGCCCAGCACCATGTGGACGATGTTCTCCGACAGGTCGTGGTCGCCGCCGGAGATGAAGATCTTGTTGCCGGTCAGCCGCCAGGTGCCGTCGCCGGCGGGCTCCGCCGTGGTCCTGATGTCGGCCAGGGAAGAGCCCGCATGAGGCTCGGTCAGCGCCATGGTGCCGAACCAGCGTCCGGCCAGCATGTTCGGGACGTACCGGTCTTTCTGCTCCTCCGACCCGTGGGCCAGGATCAGGTTGGCCGCCGCCATGGTCAGCATGGGATAGGAGGCGGTCGCCATGTTGGCGGCCTTGAACAGCCCGAAGCCCGCCAAGGCCACCGTATGCGGAAGCTGCATCCCGCCGAGGTCGAAGTCCTGGCCGGCGGCCATCATGCCGGCCTTGGAGAAGGCGTCCAGCGCTTCCCGGACTTCCGGGATCACATGAACCCTGGTGCCGTCGAAACGGGGCTCCTCCAGGTCGGACTTGCGGTTATGCGGGGCGAAGTACCGTTCGGCCAGCCGAAGCGCCGTGTCGATCGAGGCGTCGAAGGTCTCGCGGCTATGCTCGGCGAAGCGCTCGCGCGCGGTCAGGTCCTGGACTCGAAGCACGTCGTACAGCTGAAAATCCAGATCGCGGCGGTCGATCAGAAGACTTGGCATCACGCTGCGGCAAGACCCGGCCGGCGGAGCGCGACCACCGGCCCGGTCCCGTGAGTCGGGGCCAAGCCGGCAGC contains:
- a CDS encoding 3-hydroxyacyl-CoA dehydrogenase family protein — encoded protein: MKIGPVKIGVIGAGMMGAEIALSFALAGNEVRLHDNDPASIGRAMARLGEVLDKGAARGFYKAEDKQATLDRLLPTPDLAAYADREFVIEAVFEDVSVKSEVFRRLDSICAADCLLASNTSTIPISTLAAALSAERRDRFLGTHFFSPVSRMKLVEVIPGFETAPDVLDRVMEICRAAAKEPIRVKDVAGFAVNRVLHAFLIEAVRLVEEEVATPEDIDKACRLGLGHPVGPFELMDLVTNGLTLQVQEILHDAYGPRFLPRPLLKQRVAAGHQGRRTGRGWKAYGR
- a CDS encoding acyl-CoA dehydrogenase C-terminal domain-containing protein translates to MLLAQKAYVEGGLALCLYAARLVDERRTATDGRARREAGLLLDILTPLVKAWPAQYCLEANDLAIQVHGGYGYTREYPVEQFYRDNRLNPIHEGTNGIQALDLLGRKVTMEGGAAFRLLIREVRAIVDQAGGGETAGHAGDLARTWDLIERITATLGEGPADRALANASLYLDLVGHAVVAWMWLRQAVAVREHPDAAFRAGKLQACRYFFHYELPRARAHAEVLLSLDPTLLDMRPDWF